A genomic segment from Mus caroli chromosome 17, CAROLI_EIJ_v1.1, whole genome shotgun sequence encodes:
- the Sox8 gene encoding transcription factor SOX-8 — translation MLDMSEARAQPPCSPSGTASSMSHVEDSDSDAPPSPAGSEGLGRAGGGGRGDTAEAADERFPACIRDAVSQVLKGYDWSLVPMPVRGGGGGTLKAKPHVKRPMNAFMVWAQAARRKLADQYPHLHNAELSKTLGKLWRLLSESEKRPFVEEAERLRVQHKKDHPDYKYQPRRRKSVKTGRSDSDSGTELGHHPGGPMYKADAVLGEAHHHSDHHTGQTHGPPTPPTTPKTDLHQASNGSKQELRLEGRRLVDSGRQNIDFSNVDISELSSEVISNMDTFDVHEFDQYLPLNGHSALPTEPSQATASGSYGGASYSHSGATGIGASPVWAHKGAPSASASPTEAGPLRPQIKTEQLSPSHYNDQSHGSPGRADYGSYSAQASVTTAASATAASSFASAQCDYTDLQASNYYSPYPGYPPSLYQYPYFHSSRRPYASPLLNGLSMPPAHSPSSNWDQPVYTTLTRP, via the exons ATGCTGGACATGAGTGAGGCCCGCGCCCAGCCTCCCTGCAGCCCGTCTGGCACCGCTAGCTCCATGTCACACGTGGAGGATTCGGACTCCGACGCGCCACCGTCGCCCGCGGGATCAGAGGGCTTGGGCCGCGCGGGGGGCGGCGGCCGAGGGGATACTGCTGAGGCAGCAGACGAACGCTTTCCAGCCTGCATCCGTGATGCCGTGTCGCAGGTGCTTAAGGGCTATGACTGGAGTCTGGTGCCTATGCCGGTgcgcggcggcggtggcggcacGCTCAAGGCCAAGCCACACGTGAAGCGGCCCATGAATGCCTTCATGGTGTGGGCACAGGCGGCGCGCCGCAAGCTGGCGGACCAGTACCCGCATCTCCATAACGCAGAGCTCAGCAAGACCCTAGGCAAGCTGTGGCG CTTGCTGAGTGAAAGCGAGAAGCGACCATTTGTGGAGGAGGCCGAGAGGCTCCGTGTGCAGCACAAGAAAGACCACCCAGATTACAAATACCAGCCAAGGCGAAGGAAGAGTGTGAAGACTGGCCGGAGCGACTCAGACTCTGGTACTGAACTGGGCCACCACCCTGGTGGTCCCATGTACAAAGCTGATGCAGTGCTCGGCGAGGCACACCACCACAGTGACCACCACACAG GCCAGACCCATGggccacccaccccacccaccacccccaagACGGACCTGCACCAGGCGAGCAATGGAAGCAAGCAAGAGCTAAGGCTGGAAGGGCGCCGCCTGGTGGACAGCGGGCGCCAGAACATCGACTTCAGCAATGTGGACATCTCCGAGCTCAGCAGCGAGGTTATCAGTAACATGGATACCTTCGATGTCCATGAATTTGACCAGTACTTGCCCCTCAATGGCCACTCAGCCCTGCCCACAGAGCCCAGCCAGgccactgcctctggctcctatggaggcGCTTCCTACTCGCACTCCGGGGCAACCGGCATAGGGGCATCCCCTGTGTGGGCCCACAAGGGAGCTCCCTCGGCTTCAGCTTCGCCCACAGAGGCAGGACCCCTTAGGCCACAGATCAAGACGGAGCAGCTGAGTCCCAGCCACTACAACGACCAGTCACATGGCTCACCTGGCCGTGCTGACTATGGCTCTTACAGTGCCCAGGCCAGCGTCACCACAGCTGCCTCTGCCACGGCTGCCAGCTCCTTCGCCAGCGCACAGTGTGATTACACTGACCTGCAGGCTTCCAACTACTACAGCCCCTACCCTGGCTACCCTCCCAGCCTCTACCAATACCCTTACTTCCATTCATCCCGTCGGCCCTATGCCTCGCCACTGCTCAATGGGCTCTCTATGCCACCCGCACACAGCCCCAGCAGCAACTGGGACCAGCCTGTGTACACCACCCTGACCCGACCCTGA